In Lathyrus oleraceus cultivar Zhongwan6 chromosome 2, CAAS_Psat_ZW6_1.0, whole genome shotgun sequence, the DNA window ACCCGACTCTTGCTGCCACTGCTGCTGCTGGAAATGCTGATTTCTCGTGGGCTCTCCCCACTCTCCAAACTACTCTGGGCGATGTTGCTTATCTGGATGATAACCAAGGTCAGGCTCCTGACGATCTCCCCCATGATGAAGAGGACTACCGAGGCCCGCGCCTCCACTTCCAGCTTTTCCCTTTGGTTACCCTGGGGAAACCTCCATACCCATGTTGACATACCCTGTGTCCCAATACATGAAGACTGGGGCACCTCATGCCCCCAATGCTCAGGCTGGAATGCAATATCCATAGCCTACTCATGCTGCTCAGACTGTGCCACTGGGTTTCTCCTACCCGCCTCAGATGTGGTTCACCTCGAACATGCCTGCACCGATCGCTCCAAAATCTCCTCGACCAGCCAGTCAGGTCGCTCCTCCCGCTGTTGATCCGGCCAGACCTGCGGATTACCAGCTCTTGGACGACATAATAAGGGTCATTAATGGTTTCTCTTCCTTTGGCATAGATGCTCGTGACCTCTACTTGGTCCCAAATGTGGTGTTACCTCAGAAGTTCAGGGTGCGTGAACTTCCCAAATACAAGGGCCTCAGTTGTCCCCGCAGTCACCTCACCATGTATTGCAGGAAAATGGCCTCATACATTGATAATGACAACCTCTTGATCCATTGCTTCCAAGATAGCCTGGCTGGGGCctccttggattggtacatgagTCAGGAGCGTTCAAAAATCCGGTCGTGGAGGTACCTCTCTGAGGCATTCTTGAAACAATATAAGTACAACCTTGACATGGCTTCGACAAGGCTTCAATTACAAAATCAGTCGCAAAGATCTAATGAAtccttcaaggaatatgctcaacgTTGGCGCAAAATGGCATCTAGGGTTCGGCCAGTATTATCTGACAACGAATTGGTGGACATCTTCATGGGTACGCTGCAAGGGCTatattttgaaaaaatgattGGCAGTTCATTGAAAATTTTTGCTGACATGGTGACCATTGGGGAACGTGTTGAGAGTGGGCTGAAATCAGGGAAAATAACAGATACGGCCGCACAACAGACAACCAACAAGAGACTGCATGGGGGCTTCGCTAAAAAGAAGAAGGGGGAAGCAAATGTTGTAATGGCGAGGGCTCGCCCCCGATATCAATTCCCGACAGCCCTTATGCCATATTACCCGTATCTGTACGTCGCCGCAGCTCATTACCAACAACCGCTTTTCCAGTATCAACCACAGAAAGgcaatcaacaatcaacaccTGCTAAGAAAAATCCAAACCAATAATATAATAGCGATAAAAGAGGGCAAAACCGAGGTCATAATAATAGAGGCAACTTTGGTAATCGTCCCCAGTTTGATAAGATCTCGGTGCCATATGCAGAGTTAGTACCATATTTTATCCATGTGGGAGCTATTGTACAAAGAGAATTACCAGCAGCTTCTCCTCCTTTCAATCACCGTCACAATCCTAATGCCACACGCGCTTACCACGCAGGGTATATAGGACATTCCACCGAAGACTGTTGGACCCTCAAAAAGAGGATCCAAGAGTTAATTGACCAAGAGATTCTGTCATTTTCTGAAGAAAAACCGAACATGAAGACATATCCTTTACCAAATTATAACGGTGCGGAAGTCCACGCCGTGATTGAAGAGGAAGGTACCAAAGTTATTTTGAGGGTTGAAGAAGTCCATTGTATTATAGAGGCTTGAATAATTTGGGTTTCTAGAAGGGGTACATGATGATTGCACAGTATGCGAGTTTGATCCAGATAATTGCGAGCAGTTAAAAGGGTGTGTGCAAGAGCTGATGGATGAAGGGTTAATGCATTTCTCCAAATCTCAAGCAGCAGAAGAGCTGGTCGTAATTGAACCAATAACAATAGTATACAGGAAAAAGAAAGTTGAAGCTCCCCCCAGGAGGATTCAGATGATTGATTTCCGTGTTCAAACTCTGTTTCCGTATCAGAATACTAAGGCAGTGCCTTAGAATTATGAGACCACAACGTATTTGGGAGGAAAAGAAATCAGCATTCCTGACACAGAAATCGTCAACATTGTTGGAATGGGAGGCATGACTTGAAGCGGCCGTGTATTCTCTCCTAAATACACTCCTAGGGTGTCTCTAACACCCACAATTTTCCCGCCTAAGGAGAACGTCATTCCTGCTCCGACTCCACAGGCAGGGGAAGCTGTACCAGCCACTCCGATCGTGACAACTACTCCGGTGTTGACGAAGGTTATCGACAACAATAAAGCTGTCGAGGCCGAAACATCCAAGGGTAAAGAGCCGATGGTTGAGAAATAACAGTCTGAAGATCACAAGAAGAGTATCACCTTTGAGGAAAGTCAGGAATTCCTCAAGCTTCTCAAGAAGAGTGACTTCAAGATTATTGACTAGTTGAACCAAACGCCCTCAAAAATATCAATTTTGTCTTTGTTGTTGAGTTTTGAGGCTCATTGCAAAGCATTGCTGAAAGTTCTTAATATCGCTCACGTGATGCAAGATATTACAGTCGATCAATTTGATGACGTGGTTGCCAATATCACCGCCAATAGGTATCTGGGAGTTAATGAAGCAGAGCTACCTCTTGAGGGAAAGGCCCACAACGAGGCATTACATATTTTGGTCACGTGTACTGACTCTCTCTTATCCTGAGTCCTTGTTGATACTGGATCTTCGCTTAACGTACTGCCAAAGTCTATGTTAAGCCAGTTACAGTTTAAGGGCCCGAGATGAGGACCAGTGCATTGATAATTAGAGCTTTCGGCGGTTCCCGAAGGCAGGTAATTGGGGAGGTCGATTTGCATATCTGTGTTGGACACCACCACTTCGACATCACATTCTAAGTCATGGACATCAACTCAGCCTACAATTGTTTGTcgggtagaccatggattcatgccGCTGGGGCAGTCACTTCTACATTGCACCAAAAACTGAAATACTTGATAGATGACAAGCTGGTAAttgtgtgtggggaagaagatTTGTTGGTAAGTGAACTCTCCTCCTCAGATACGTTGAAACAGATGAGGGGATCGTCGAGGTTCCGCTCCACTGTCTAGAATTTGAAGATGTCAGTTCTGCCATAGCCAACAACAATCAATCATCTGCTACCATCCTAACCTCAGCAAAGAGTGCCAAGCAGACATTGGAGAAAGGCCCTCTTCCCGGTTGGGGTAAGGTCGTCAATGTGGAAGAAAAGCACGACAAGTTTGGTATCGGTTATCACCCGGCAACTCGCAAGGTGAGTTCGAAGAAAAAGCAATTCAACCTGTTAAAGTTCAGCATCGCCGATTATCAAAGTGAGCATATCATGCTAGTCATTGGAGAGTCCAGTGGCAACACGCCAAGGGAACCCAACTTTGTTCGCAGATGTCCTTCAGGATTCAAGCTTCCCAACTGGACAGCCACTGTGATCCCTATGGTGTACTCGGAAAAAAtgtaatgcattttgttttctccATCCCTCGTCCTCACCCGAGACGAGAGGATAGCTTGTAAGGGGCCccatgtttaaaagtattatgtgaatAAATAAAAAGTACTTTTTTGCATGTAAAACTTTTGTTCCCTTTTGTTTCAATTATTCTCCCTTTTCACTAAAAACAACGAAATGGCAAAAGATTTCTATTCTTTTCTTCTTTTCCCACTTCTTTTCAAAAAAAGcatactaaaataagctcatcatATGCAAAGAAAATAAAACCATTGATTACGACACGGCTAAAATCAACTATGAATCTGGACTTCCAATCAACCAAACTAAAGACgacagtgaggaagattgcgaatTACCAGCTGAACTAGCACggctccttgagcacgaagagaaagAAATTCAGCCATACAAAGAACCAGTGGATGTCATTAACTTGGGTTCTGAAACTGATAAAAAAGAAGTAAAAGTTGGGGCATCTCTTGCCGAGCATGTACATTCCGAGTTAGTAGAGTTGTTGCATGAATATGTTGACGACTTTGCTTGGccatatcaagatatgccagggcTAGACACCAGCATTCTTGAACATCACTTACCACTCAAGCTTGAATGACCTCCAGTCAAGTAGAAGCTTTGTAGGACCATACCCGATATGGCactcaagatcaaggaagagATTAAGAAGAAGCTAGATGCTGGCTTCTTAGCCATTTatgagtatccgcagtgggttgctaatatcgttccagttccgaagaaggatggtgaaggcagaatgtgtgtagactatcCATACCTCAATAGAGCTAGCCCAAAGGATGACTTCCttttgcctcatattgatgttttggTCGACAACACAACTCAATTCTCcgtcttttctttcatggatgggttctccgggtacactcagataaagatgtcaccagacgatatggagaagacaacttttatcacaccttggggaacttaCTGCTACAAAGTTATGTCGTTTGGCTtgaagaatgcaggggcaacatatcaGCGCGCCATGGTAACactctttcacgacatgattcatgaagagcttgaggtttatgtggacgacaTGATTTCCAAATCCAGAACTGAGGAAGATCATCTGGTAAACTTGAGGAAGTTGTTTGTCAGACTCCGAAAGTTTAAACTGCGTCCGGATCCAATTAAATGTACTTTTGGGGCCCGGTCCGGTAAACTTTTGGGGTTAATTGTCAGTCAGAAAGGTATCGAGGTCGATCCCGACAAAGTTCGAACCATCCAAGAAATGACAGCTCCCCGACCAGAAAAAGAAGTCTGAGGCTTCCTTGGGCGACTTAATTACATCTCCAAATTTATATCTCATTTGACAGCTACctgcgaaccgatattcaaattgttgagaaagaACCAATAAATTATGTGGAACAATGATTGGCAAGCGGCATTcgataaaataaaaaagtacttgcaagaaccaccaatcttaATACCATTGATTCCTGGTAGGCCGCTCATTATGTAGCTCATAGtactcgatgaatccatgggttgCGTTCTGGGTCAACACGACGACAGAAGCAAGAAAGAACATGatatctactacctcagtaagaaattcactgaatgTGAGACCCGATACTCGCTtttagagaagacttgttgtgcgTTGATTTGGGTTGCTCGGCACCTCAGACAATATATGATTTGCCACATTACTTtattgatatccaagatggatccgataAAGTATATATTTTGAAAGCCTGCTGTTACTGGTAGAATTGCCCGATGGAAAATGTTGGTAACCGAGTATGATATACAGTATGTGACCCAGAAAGCAATAAAAGGGAGTGTTTTGTCTGACTATCTCGCTCACCTGCCTGTCGAAGGTTACCATCCGTTGAGGTTTGACTTTacagatgaagacatcatgtttatCAGAGACTTCACCATGCCAGTGATAGGACTTCAGGCACCTGTTCCGGTAATCAGGTTCTAATTCTCGATGACGAGTTGGAGTTCCCATCACAATAAATATTCATCCCTACATATGACAAACAAGAAAGAAAACATgcatcataaaataaaaaataagcataCATCATGCACTACATGAAGCATCTTCCCCACACCTGTGATAGGACTTCTGGCACCTGTTACGGTAAATTTAGGGCACGTAGttatttaatcctcttctaccttaAATACCTGAAAAGCTTCCGCAATTCCTGTATACAGGTCCAAAAAGATTAAATCAGGGAAGCTATTGTACCCCTAAATTTGCTCTCCCCTTTTTTTCCTAAGCCTTCCATCCAACCACATGACCAGAGATcacttgcatacattcataattcatccacatgcatcattcctCATGAATTCAGAAGGAACTTGGGCTTGTAAAGCTAAGGTTGGTGTAAAGGCATGGTCTAATCATATCATCAGCAtggggatgtgaaaccctaatggCGGTGGTGAAGGTTTTACTTCAACAAAGGTGTGACCAGACAATCTAGGGCCTTCAAACTCGTAATTCCTCAAGGTATGACTTCATGGGGCTTCCCTAGGCGTTATCCTGGTCTCCAAAGCCCTAATTAGAAGATGGTGAATCAGATGAACTTGGTGGCTCCACTATGCATTCATGACCCTTCAATCTTCACCCTTTGTCATTTTTGCTTGGCCTAACCCTTCTTGGAGcattggtcttggtccaaagtcaaTAGATCATATGGTTGTGGATATATCTTTGGTTCTAGTCATTTGAACAACCAAACtccttgtgtttcaagccactttCTAGTCATGCCATTGGTTCATGgatgtcaaaaccctaaccttatggtctcatttcagGGCTTTGTTCATAAACATCATCAatcaagttattttctttt includes these proteins:
- the LOC127123077 gene encoding uncharacterized protein LOC127123077, whose translation is MPAPIAPKSPRPASQVAPPAVDPARPADYQLLDDIIRVINGFSSFGIDARDLYLVPNVVLPQKFRVRELPKYKGLSCPRSHLTMYCRKMASYIDNDNLLIHCFQDSLAGASLDWYMSQERSKIRSWRYLSEAFLKQYKYNLDMASTRLQLQNQSQRSNESFKEYAQRWRKMASRVRPVLSDNELVDIFMGTLQGLYFEKMIGSSLKIFADMVTIGERVESGLKSGKITDTAAQQTTNKRLHGGFAKKKKGEANVVMARARPRYQFPTALMPYYPYLYVAAAHYQQPLFQYQPQKELVPYFIHVGAIVQRELPAASPPFNHRHNPNATRAYHAGYIGHSTEDCWTLKKRIQELIDQEILSFSEEKPNMKTYPLPNYNGAEVHAVIEEEVCEFDPDNCEQLKGCVQELMDEGLMHFSKSQAAEELVVIEPITIVYRKKKVEAPPRRIQMIDFRVQTLFPYQNTKAVP